The following nucleotide sequence is from Zea mays cultivar B73 chromosome 1, Zm-B73-REFERENCE-NAM-5.0, whole genome shotgun sequence.
ATTTGTACCACCCTCCAGCCAAATCTCCAATGAAATGGGTGGGGCCCCTTAAACTTGGCATTGGAGCAGTGCAAGCATGTAGCCAAGAAATGCGGCAACAGCAAGGAGTGCCACTCCTAGAGGAAAATCAGCTTCATGTTGGTACACACAGTCATCAAAGTGGAGCTGAATCTCCCGAATTGTTTGGTTTCCTCTGTCAATCACCAGAAGGGAGCAACTACTGCCAATGTAATAACAAACTTCAAAATCAGTAGACGATTTTGCCTCGTCACTTGGTCCGTCAACCTGCCCTCCTCTGCCTGATTTCCCCCAGTAATGATTGTAACCCGTGTATAACTGTTCTTTCTAATAGCCATGTTCATGGCATCAGCCACACATATATTACCTTTGTCATCGACTGTAACTCCCTTCGGGTGGTATATCCTCCCCTCTCGCAGGTTCCCATCAACATGACCAGGAAATCCTTCGAGAGAACCGGCAACAAGCTTTGGTCTGCTATCTCGGGACAGCGGCAGCGCCATGCTGTAGATGTTGCTGTCCATGATGAGTATTTCGCTGCCCTGGGTAACCTCCATGGAGTAGGGCTCGATCCCCAGCTTACTGTAGTCAAGGATCTTCTCCACAGTGTACCCGCACTCATATTTCACCATCGACTTTCCCCCGCTCGCTGCTATAGCGTTGTTGATGATGATGCAAGGACGTACAAAAGCATCTTTGCCCTTCAAAAGGCATAAAGCATTGTTAAAAACCTCGCCAAAGAGCATCTTATCGCCCATTTCATCTCTATACCACCCAGTAAGCTTGGTCATGGCTGCATTCCACTCGGTCAACCTCCCAAATTGGTCATCACCAAAtattggaggaattagtgggttcTGGTTGTAGATGATTGTCTTGTAATCTCCCTCAACCCCAGTAAATTTGTCCATGAGTAACCTGTGAACGGTCATATCCTGGGCTACAAAGCACACCCCAACAACATGGTCATGAAGATCACGACTGGCACAAGCATTCACAACCAAGATAACAGGGTCATCATCCCTCTTGGAACCATGTGTTTTCAACTCAAATCAAACTTCCTTCTCTTCTCTGCCTATAGCGCTCATAGACTTTTGAGCTCCAATCTTAATGTCATCATGCAACATAGAGCCACAGTTGCAGCTGAAGCAATTAATCAAACACTTGGCGGGCGATGCAGGAACCGTGTCCAcctcctcgggctcctgcaggagAGAGGAAGCCAGGGAAGAGATGCGAACCGGGCACAGCTCACAGGACGTGGTGGCGAGGTTGTCGAGGCAACCACATGCTCCGACGAGCTGTTCACTGATGTCACAGTCTTCGAAGGCCACGCCGTGGAGAGGTGGCACCACCTGGAGTGTCACAGCCCTTGGCCGACAACGACGATCACCGCGACGTGAGCACCAGGAATCGCCGTCAAGGGAACAGACACACGGATGTCTCAGGTAGCGTGTTTCTTCTCTATTATTTTCTCAACCCTTTTTCAAGCATCAGACAACATTATATCACTCCTTACATGGGCCGGCCCATAATGCCACACGCACTCACCCAAAGACAGCCCAAAATGGCGCACACCAGTCCCTGTTCACCCTTCGACACCTTCGCTTCAAACTccagcttctggctcctctcccgCGTTCTCTGTATTCTGCGTTATGACACCCGCTGGCGTGACATCTGCCCCCCTGAACGCTTGCTTGGCCCCAAGCAAGAGCATCCGGATAGCGCTGGCGCAGAACATAGTAATCTTCCCAGGTTGTGGCGTCCGCTGGAACATGACTCCACCTGATCAGCACCTGTGGCACAGCCCGATTCCCTTTTTTGACCAATCTGCGATTCAGTATCTCCAAAGGCTGGACATTGTGACCACTCAGATCAGAGGAAGTAGGAAGAGTAGCAAAGACTGGAGTGTAGTCTGGAATATATGGTTtcagttgtgacacatgaaacACCGGGTGCACCTGAGCAGCAGCCGGCAGCTCCAAACGATAAGCCACTGCACCCACACGTTCCAATATCTTGTAAGGGCCGAAGAACTTAAAGGCAAGTTTAGGACACGGCCGACTGACCACAGTGTGCTAGGTATACGATTGGAGTTTGAGCAGAACCATGTCACCGACGTTAAACTGGCGTTCGGTCCGGAGCCGATCTGCCTTCAGCTTAATGCGGTTCTGGGCTGCGGCAAGCTGCTCCCGCAACATCGAAGTGAACTGAGCCCTTTCCTCTAACAGCTGTGCCACATCAACAATAGCATCAGATGGGATATGAGGTGCTGCTGCAAATGGAGGGTCATAACCGTACAACACTTTGAAAGGAGAACAAGCCAGTGAAGTGTGGTATGTGGTGTTGTACCAAAATTCTGCCAGAGGCAACCAATTCTTCCATTTAGAAGGTTGAGCATGGACTGCACACCGTAGGTACATCTCCACACATTGGTTAACCCGCTCACTCTGGCCGTTAGTCTGGGGGTGATAGGCTGTGCTCAGGTTCAGCTTAGTGCCCAACAGCTTGAATAATTGACTCCAAAATATGCTCGTAAAGATTTTATCCCTGTCGCTGACAATAGATCTCGGAAGACCATGCAAGCGGACCACCTGATCCAACACAACCTGAGCCACTTGTGCTGCAGTGAAAGGATGTTTCAGAGCAATAAAATGGGCGTACTTCGAGAAGCGGTCCACCACAACCAAGATTGTATCATAGCCACTGGACTTGGGCAGTTTTTCGATGAAATCCATTGCAATATCCTGCCAGGCGCCTTGAGGAACCGAAAGTGGTTGCAATAAACCAGCCGGGTGAACTCTCTCTCCTTTGGCCTTTTGACAAATTTGACACTGTTTGACAAAATCTTCCACATCGGTCTTCATGCCCTTCCAAACAAACAATTTCTTCAATCGATGATAAGTGGCGTGCACCCCCGAGTGACCACCCATGGTACTGTCATGCAATGCTGCCACCAACTTCGTCCGGAGAGCTGAATTGTGGCCAACCCAAATTAAATTGCCCTTCCTGATGACTCCCTGAGAAAGAGAGTAGCCATACTCATCCGGGCTGTGGACACACAACCGAGTCAACAGTGACTGCGCATCAGAATCAGTCACATAAGAATTGGTAACTTCTTGAATCCAGCGAGGTTGAACTTCAATGACTGCTGTCAACGCCATCACACAGCCCACCCGAGAAAGAGCATCAGCGACTTTCTTCTCCTTGCCCGGCTTGTAGATTACTTTAAACTGCATCCCCATAAGCTTTGCCATGGCTTTACGTTGCAACTCCGAATGAAGCTCCTGACTGCCCAAGAAACTGAGAGCCTTGTGATTCGTCCGGATTTCAAACTCACTCCGTTGGAGATAATGACGCCAACGATCCACAGCCATAATCAGGGCGATGAACTCCTTCTCATAGATTGAAAGCTTCTGATTGGAAACTCCCAACGCCTTGCTCAAGAAAGTGATAGGTCTGCCCTGCTGCATCAACACTGCTCCTACCCCGTCATCACAGGCGTCAGTTTCAACAGCAAAGGGTATGTTAAAATCAGGTAATGCCAAAACTGGCGTGGAAACCATGGCCTGCTTCAGACGCTGAAAAGCAACCTCAGCTTCTGGTGTCCACTTGAAGGCCCCTTTCTGTAGTAACTTCGTTAGTGGTCGAGCAATTATCCCGTACCCTTGCACAAAGCGCCTGTAATACCCGGTCAACCCAAGAAAACCTCGCAAATCAGTGACAGTCATTGGTGTCGGCCACTTGAGCATAGCTTCG
It contains:
- the LOC100275761 gene encoding uncharacterized protein LOC100275761 encodes the protein MTRKSFERTGNKLWSAISGQRQRHAVDVAVHDEYFAALGNLHGVGLDPQLTVVKDLLHSVPALIFHHRLSPARCYSVVDDDARTYKSIFALQKA